One segment of Thunnus thynnus unplaced genomic scaffold, fThuThy2.1 SCAFFOLD_82, whole genome shotgun sequence DNA contains the following:
- the nyap2a gene encoding neuronal tyrosine-phosphorylated phosphoinositide-3-kinase adapter 2 — protein MTSQEEASSFRRFFQYVEDSGLRTYDGLVIQNASDIARESDRIRNQTNWTYLQEKHQKKRRQEEAIKRIGEDVARATDGAYSGKHFRMGFMTMPAPQDRIPPPSQGFTVRSQSLHSVGSGDDDANHNRKHPPPKPKRDPNTKLSSSSETVNGGSAVANRPKETNEMPEQAEARCPYLEDSRKMPPPKPKRNPNTQLSTSFDESYIRNHGNKKTSSRRDKASSQSQSPASRDTDDEEPVYIEMVGHVLQELKGSDPGGAEPSEAVYEEMKFPVLEDFLQDSIMDPESCDIPPPFPNLLTPRPPLLVFPPAPAQCSPHSPESPLTPLDVTRLPALENAPYSKAGGPEPPQNSAPHRRDRDLPSTHTITSSGRSSAPPLPSALYKSSGSAHSGHGYPRSQSACPSPVSMGRCLTPLSLKRPPPYDALMPRLSSHRAQEGGAKLSNSSSTHGSMQNVSMRSQTPTSPLDELNNLFTSGRLKKGSGGRRSEGDSRSLPRHDSKDRDKDGQSSPVSSRMGRSSVSPTMMLAGGGGESKPVCKLGRSASTSGVPSPGGTPQRQPHEPHHPVLSQMPWLCGDATMMEMIEKKRVLCREIKARQRPEKNLCKQDSMPILPSWKRKQPPPYSAPPTTVAGQSTTVFWDTAI, from the exons ATGACGTCTCAGGAAGAGGCATCGTCTTTTAGGAGGTTTTTCCAATATGTGGAGGACAGCGGACTTCGAACCTACGATGGTCTGGTGATCCAGAATGCCTCTGACATTGCCAGGGAGAGCGACCGCATTCGCAACCAGACCAACTGGACCTACCTGCAGGAGAAACACCAGAAGAAGAGACGGCAAGAAGAAGCCATCAAGAG GATTGGTGAAGATGTTGCCAGGGCAACGGACGGGGCATACTCCGGGAAACATTTCAGGATGGGTTTCATGACGATGCCAGCCCCGCAAGACCGGATCCCTCCACCCAGCCAGGGCTTCACTGTCCGCTCGCAGTCCCTCCACTCAGTGGGCAGCGGCGATGATGACGCTAACCATAACCGAAAACACCCACCGCCAAAACCTAAGAGAGACCCCAACACCAAGCTGAGCAGCAGCTCGGAGACAGTCAACGGAGGCTCGGCAGTCGCCAACAGGCCCAAAGAAACCAATGAGATGCCGGAGCAGGCTGAAG CTCGATGTCCCTACTTGGAGGACTCTAGGAAGATGCCTCCCCCGAAACCCAAAAGGAACCCGAACACACAACTCAGCACCTCCTTTGATGAGTCTTACATCCGTAACCACGGCAACAAGAAAACTTCCTCACGACGGGACAAAGCATCCTCCCAAAGCCAGAGTCCGGCATCCAGAGACACGGATGATGAGGAGCCAGTCTACATTGAGATGGTGGGACACGTCCTGCAGGAGCTGAAAGGTTCAGATCCCGGGGGGGCAGAGCCAAGCGAGGCAGTCTACGAGGAGATGAAGTTCCCGGTGCTGGAGGACTTCCTGCAGGACTCCATCATGGACCCCGAGTCCTGCGACATCCCCCCACCGTTCCCCAACCTCCTGACACCCCGGCCCCCACTGCTCGTCTTCCCCCCTGCCCCCGCCCAGTGCTCCCCTCACTCCCCGGAATCCCCCCTGACCCCGCTGGATGTCACCCGGCTGCCCGCACTGGAGAACGCCCCCTACAGCAAGGCGGGGGGGCCCGAACCCCCGCAGAACTCCGCCCCCCACCGCAGGGACCGGGACCTGCCATCTACTCACACCATTACATCATCAGGTCGCTCGTCGGCTCCGCCCCTCCCCTCCGCCCTCTACAAGTCGTCTGGCTCTGCCCACAGCGGACATGGTTACCCTCGCAGCCAATCAGCATGCCCGTCTCCGGTGAGCATGGGGCGCTGTCTGACACCTCTGAGCCTGAAGAGGCCACCTCCCTACGACGCTCTGATGCCCCGCCTGTCCTCACACCGCGCCCAGGAGGGTGGGGCTAAGCTCAGTAACTCCTCCTCCACCCATGGCTCCATGCAGAACGTGTCAATGAGGTCACAGACGCCGACGAGCCCATTGGATGAGCTCAACAACTTGTTTACCTCCGGACGACTGAAGAAAGGCTCTGGAGGCCGGAGGAGTGAAG GAGACTCCAGGTCTCTGCCCAGACATGACAGTAAGGACAGAGACAAAGACGGACAATCGAGTCCTGTTTCTAGCAGGATGGGGAGGTCATCGGTCAGCCCAACCATGATGctggctggaggaggaggag AATCAAAGCCTGTGTGTAAACTTGGCCGCTCAGCATCCACGTCAGGAGTTCCTTCACCAGGTGGAACACCACAACGTCAGCCACACGAGCCACACCACCCCGTCCTCAGCCAG ATGCCATGGCTCTGCGGAGATGCCACCATGATGGAGATGATTGAGAAGAAAAGAGTTCTGTGTCGGGAGATCAAAGCTCGCCAGCGGCCTGAGAAGAACCTCTGTAAACAGGACAGCATGCCCATCCTACCCAGCTGGAAGAGGAAGCAGCCGCCGCCATATTCAGCCCCGCCCACCACCGTTGCCGGGCAATCAACTACGGTGTTCTGGGACACCGCCATCTGA